Proteins from one Hyalangium ruber genomic window:
- a CDS encoding nitrilase-related carbon-nitrogen hydrolase has translation MSGEEGSRRLPVFLPWLALVAGAGMSMLLNSRGSLLPGWCMGALLLFFVRQQRPGVGFAGILCVNTLATGLVNLEVFPGSVADNFGMAFGGALFLALVFLADRLIVGPRASFAGTLFLPAAMTGLEYFSSLGNPFGTWGSLAYTQAGAPVLVQLVSVTGLWGLTFVLVWFASVANWAFEHRNEGRRVLPGVAVFAGVLVAILAFGALRLAGAGSVGERVRVAGITVAGEVAAGREAGLSRLIQGGAFGDEDWRAFAEASGSVNEELLRLSEREAEQGAKLILWSEGNAVVLAGQLPALLSRGSSLARERSVWLGMAVASFEPSAERMLRNELILVGPDGSVAWRYVKARPVPGWEADHSIPGSSEVPVLRDSGVGNLGGAICFDGDFPAHFAGPTERGLELLLLPASDWRAISALHRRQAVFRSVEQGFSMLRQANQGQSVAVDGYGRVYGELDHFTIEERVLRAELPVGRVPTLYAHIGDSVGALSCLVTLGWVGWAIVGGLARRWRSARHQTGAGVPGSQGLNP, from the coding sequence ATGAGCGGTGAAGAAGGCTCGCGGCGCTTGCCGGTGTTCCTGCCATGGCTCGCCCTGGTGGCTGGGGCAGGCATGTCGATGCTCTTGAATTCGCGTGGGTCGCTGCTGCCCGGCTGGTGCATGGGCGCCTTGCTGCTCTTCTTCGTCCGCCAGCAGCGGCCGGGGGTGGGCTTCGCCGGCATCCTCTGCGTGAACACCCTGGCCACGGGCCTGGTGAATCTGGAGGTGTTCCCGGGATCCGTCGCGGACAATTTCGGCATGGCCTTTGGCGGCGCCCTCTTCCTGGCGCTGGTGTTCCTGGCGGACCGGCTCATCGTGGGGCCACGAGCGTCCTTCGCCGGGACGCTCTTCCTGCCGGCGGCGATGACGGGGCTGGAGTACTTCAGCAGCCTGGGCAACCCGTTCGGCACCTGGGGCTCGCTGGCCTACACCCAGGCTGGCGCGCCGGTGCTGGTGCAGCTCGTGTCGGTGACGGGACTGTGGGGCCTGACGTTCGTCCTGGTGTGGTTCGCCTCCGTGGCCAACTGGGCCTTCGAGCACCGGAACGAGGGGCGCCGCGTGCTGCCCGGAGTCGCGGTGTTCGCGGGAGTGCTCGTGGCCATCCTCGCTTTCGGCGCGCTGCGGCTCGCGGGGGCAGGCAGCGTGGGTGAGCGCGTGCGGGTCGCGGGCATCACTGTGGCGGGCGAAGTGGCCGCAGGACGTGAGGCGGGCCTGTCCCGGCTCATCCAAGGAGGGGCCTTCGGTGACGAGGACTGGCGTGCCTTCGCCGAAGCCTCGGGCTCGGTGAACGAGGAGTTGTTGCGTCTGTCGGAGCGCGAGGCCGAGCAAGGCGCGAAGCTCATCCTCTGGTCCGAAGGCAACGCGGTGGTGCTGGCCGGGCAACTGCCGGCCCTGCTCTCGCGGGGGAGCTCCCTGGCGCGCGAGCGGAGCGTGTGGCTCGGCATGGCGGTGGCGAGCTTCGAGCCCTCGGCGGAGCGCATGTTGCGCAACGAGCTCATCCTGGTGGGGCCGGATGGGAGCGTGGCCTGGCGCTACGTGAAGGCCCGGCCGGTCCCAGGTTGGGAAGCGGACCACTCCATTCCGGGGAGCTCGGAAGTACCGGTGCTGCGTGACTCGGGCGTGGGGAACCTGGGGGGAGCCATCTGCTTCGATGGGGACTTCCCGGCGCATTTCGCCGGCCCCACGGAGCGGGGACTCGAGCTGCTCCTGCTGCCCGCGAGCGACTGGCGAGCCATCAGCGCGCTGCACCGGCGGCAGGCGGTGTTCCGCTCGGTGGAGCAGGGATTCAGCATGTTGCGGCAGGCCAACCAGGGCCAGTCGGTGGCGGTGGATGGCTACGGGCGCGTGTATGGCGAACTGGACCACTTCACGATCGAGGAGCGGGTGCTGCGCGCGGAGCTTCCAGTGGGGCGGGTACCCACGCTCTACGCGCACATCGGCGATTCCGTGGGGGCGCTCTCCTGCCTGGTCACGCTGGGGTGGGTGGGCTGGGCCATCGTGGGAGGGCTTGCCCGTCGGTGGCGTTCGGCGCGTCACCAGACCGGTGCAGGCGTCCCTGGTTCTCAGGGACTCAATCCCTAG
- a CDS encoding DHA2 family efflux MFS transporter permease subunit — translation MFALFIGSFMSVLSSSTITIAIPELQRHFGAELSLLQWTLTGFMLAMGTSAPLTGYLGGRFSFKWVYVASLVGFILTSVLCGVAWDARSLVAFRFLQGAFCGAIMPVTMTLIYQLVPRERQALAASLWSLASSLAPAFGPTFAGWLITLGNWRWLFFFNVPLGLAAVFLAVRTIPFYRLQVPKAFDLPGLLTVVIGTLSILIALSQGRAWGWMDVKSVSLFLLGTLCLIAFVVRELRTRAPLLNLRVLANGRYVVTLIISSIITISLYSGVFLVPLFLQQIQGVSPLETGLILLPASLSMALLMPVVGRLYGPIGPRTLMTVGVLMIAGGTYALSRLTPEVSHTYMLVWMVVRNVGIAFSLMPASNAGMEQISRELSGHASSISNWLRNVFGAFSIAIFTSLLSTFTSREAEVLVRQGMTERRHIEMFSFVEGINDVYLVATAIALVAVPLSLGIRKQPVRLQSAAEAR, via the coding sequence ATGTTCGCCCTGTTCATCGGGTCGTTCATGTCCGTGCTGAGCTCCAGCACGATCACCATCGCCATTCCCGAGCTGCAGCGGCACTTCGGTGCCGAACTCTCGCTGCTGCAATGGACGCTGACGGGCTTCATGCTCGCGATGGGCACGAGCGCGCCGCTCACCGGCTACCTGGGCGGACGCTTCAGTTTCAAGTGGGTATACGTGGCCAGCCTGGTGGGCTTCATCCTGACGTCGGTGCTGTGCGGGGTGGCCTGGGATGCGCGCTCGCTGGTGGCCTTCCGGTTCCTGCAGGGCGCGTTCTGCGGCGCCATCATGCCCGTGACCATGACGCTCATCTACCAGCTCGTTCCCCGGGAGCGGCAGGCGCTGGCCGCCAGCCTCTGGAGCCTGGCGTCGAGCCTGGCTCCCGCGTTCGGGCCGACCTTCGCGGGCTGGTTGATCACCCTGGGCAACTGGCGGTGGCTGTTCTTCTTCAACGTCCCGCTTGGCCTCGCCGCCGTGTTCCTGGCCGTGCGGACCATCCCCTTCTACCGCCTGCAGGTCCCGAAGGCGTTCGACCTGCCCGGACTGCTCACCGTCGTCATCGGTACCCTGTCGATCCTGATCGCCCTGAGCCAGGGGAGAGCCTGGGGGTGGATGGATGTGAAGAGCGTGTCCCTGTTCCTGCTCGGGACGCTGTGCTTGATCGCCTTCGTCGTCAGGGAGTTGAGGACGCGCGCTCCGCTGCTCAACCTGCGGGTGCTCGCGAACGGCCGCTATGTGGTGACGCTGATCATCTCGAGCATCATCACCATCAGCCTGTATTCGGGCGTGTTCCTCGTGCCCTTGTTCCTGCAGCAGATTCAGGGCGTGTCGCCGCTGGAGACGGGGTTGATCCTCCTACCGGCCTCTCTGTCGATGGCGCTCCTCATGCCCGTGGTCGGGCGTCTGTACGGCCCGATTGGGCCGCGCACGCTCATGACGGTTGGCGTTCTGATGATCGCGGGTGGCACGTATGCGCTGAGCCGTCTGACACCGGAGGTTTCTCACACCTATATGTTGGTGTGGATGGTGGTGCGGAACGTGGGGATTGCCTTCTCCCTGATGCCGGCCAGCAACGCGGGCATGGAGCAGATCTCACGCGAGCTGAGCGGCCATGCCTCCTCCATCAGCAACTGGCTGCGGAACGTGTTCGGGGCGTTCTCGATCGCCATCTTCACGTCGCTCCTGTCCACCTTCACCAGCCGGGAGGCGGAGGTGCTCGTGCGGCAGGGGATGACGGAGCGCCGCCACATCGAGATGTTCTCGTTCGTGGAGGGCATCAATGATGTCTACCTGGTGGCCACGGCCATCGCCCTGGTGGCGGTGCCGCTCAGCCTGGGGATTCGCAAGCAGCCGGTGCGGCTCCAGTCCGCCGCGGAAGCACGCTAG
- a CDS encoding DUF808 domain-containing protein, whose translation MAGSNLLTLIDDIASLLDDVAAMTKVATKKTAGVLGDDLALNAQQVTGVDADRELPVVWAVAKGSLVNKAILVPAALAISTLAPWAIVPLLMLGGAFLCFEGFEKLAHKFLHSKAEDESHHQELVQAVANPQVDIVAFEKEKIKGAVRTDFILSAEIIVISLGTVASATFGQRVAVLVGIALIMTVGVYGLVGGIVKLDDAGYYLIKKQSAAARGFGRTLLVVAPYLMKFLSIAGTAAMFMVGGGILTHGIPALHHLSEGLAHGAGGVPGIGGVLGALVPTLFDAFAGVVAGALVLVLVTAVKRVVQAVKPKAG comes from the coding sequence GTGGCCGGTAGCAACCTCCTCACCCTGATCGACGACATCGCCAGCCTCCTGGACGATGTCGCGGCGATGACCAAGGTCGCGACCAAGAAGACCGCTGGTGTGCTCGGCGACGATCTCGCGCTGAACGCCCAGCAGGTGACGGGCGTCGACGCCGATCGCGAGCTGCCCGTCGTCTGGGCGGTGGCCAAGGGCTCGCTGGTCAACAAGGCGATTCTGGTCCCCGCCGCCCTGGCCATCAGCACCCTGGCGCCCTGGGCGATCGTCCCGCTGTTGATGCTGGGTGGTGCCTTCCTCTGCTTCGAGGGCTTCGAGAAGCTGGCCCACAAGTTCCTGCACAGCAAGGCCGAGGACGAGAGCCACCATCAGGAGCTCGTTCAGGCCGTCGCCAACCCTCAGGTCGACATCGTCGCCTTCGAGAAGGAGAAGATCAAAGGGGCGGTCCGCACCGACTTCATCCTCTCGGCGGAGATCATCGTCATCTCGCTGGGCACGGTGGCCTCCGCGACCTTCGGGCAGCGAGTCGCCGTGCTGGTGGGCATCGCGCTGATCATGACGGTCGGCGTCTATGGCCTGGTCGGCGGAATCGTCAAACTCGATGACGCGGGGTACTACCTCATCAAGAAGCAGAGCGCGGCCGCGCGTGGATTTGGCCGGACGCTCCTGGTGGTGGCCCCGTACCTGATGAAGTTCCTCTCCATCGCTGGCACGGCCGCCATGTTCATGGTCGGCGGCGGCATCCTCACCCATGGCATCCCGGCCCTCCACCACCTCAGCGAGGGGCTTGCGCATGGGGCTGGCGGCGTGCCCGGCATCGGAGGTGTCCTGGGAGCGCTGGTTCCGACGCTGTTCGATGCGTTCGCGGGAGTCGTCGCCGGAGCGCTGGTCCTGGTGCTCGTGACGGCAGTGAAGCGCGTCGTCCAGGCGGTGAAGCCAAAGGCGGGGTAG
- a CDS encoding ABC transporter substrate-binding protein — protein sequence MHRSFSMLFAALALAVVACEKKPEAASTPVTGSPPVEAKASRPDDAESIRVGAVGSLTGSEASFGISARNGIELAINEANEAGGVKGKKLVVRMYDSQGRPEEAAQAVTRLIAQDQVAVIIGESASSVSMAMAEKAQAAGVPQIAYTSTAPEVTQKGDYIFRVCFIDPFQGRVMAKFSREHLKLSQVAVLTDNKSAYSIGLGKVFIQEFEQQGGKVTAHETYSKGDTDFRAQLTAIKQTKPEAVFVPGYYTDAGLIARQARELGLKVPLLGGDGWNSDKLFELGGSALDGSYYSNHYALDNPDPLLTAFVEKYQKIYGVPPDSSAALAYDATKLAVDAMKRAPDLSGKALRDAIAATKDFPGVAGKITINANRDAEKQAVVLKVENGKLSFVTTVQP from the coding sequence ATGCACCGCTCTTTCTCGATGCTCTTCGCTGCGCTCGCCCTGGCCGTGGTGGCCTGCGAGAAGAAGCCCGAGGCTGCATCCACACCGGTGACGGGCTCCCCACCTGTCGAGGCCAAGGCGAGCCGTCCTGACGACGCGGAGAGCATCCGGGTCGGTGCCGTGGGCAGCCTCACGGGCAGCGAGGCGAGCTTCGGCATCTCGGCGCGCAACGGCATCGAGCTGGCGATCAACGAGGCGAACGAGGCCGGTGGGGTGAAGGGCAAGAAGCTGGTGGTGCGGATGTATGACAGCCAGGGCAGGCCCGAGGAGGCGGCCCAGGCCGTCACGCGGCTCATCGCTCAGGACCAGGTGGCGGTCATCATCGGCGAGTCGGCCTCCTCGGTGTCGATGGCCATGGCGGAGAAGGCGCAGGCGGCCGGAGTGCCCCAGATCGCGTACACCTCGACGGCGCCCGAGGTGACACAGAAGGGGGACTACATCTTCCGGGTCTGCTTCATCGATCCATTTCAGGGTCGGGTGATGGCGAAGTTCTCACGGGAGCACCTGAAGCTGAGCCAGGTGGCGGTGCTGACGGACAACAAGAGCGCGTACTCGATCGGCCTGGGGAAGGTGTTCATCCAGGAGTTCGAGCAGCAGGGGGGGAAGGTGACCGCCCATGAGACCTACTCGAAGGGCGACACGGACTTCCGGGCGCAGCTGACGGCGATCAAGCAGACGAAGCCAGAGGCGGTGTTCGTGCCGGGGTACTACACGGACGCGGGGCTGATCGCGCGGCAGGCGCGGGAGCTGGGGCTGAAGGTGCCGCTGCTGGGAGGGGACGGCTGGAACTCCGACAAGCTCTTCGAGCTGGGCGGCTCGGCGCTGGACGGGAGCTACTATTCCAACCACTACGCGCTGGACAACCCGGACCCGCTGCTCACGGCCTTCGTGGAGAAGTACCAGAAGATTTATGGCGTCCCGCCCGACAGCTCCGCGGCGCTGGCGTACGACGCGACGAAGCTGGCGGTGGACGCGATGAAGCGGGCGCCGGACCTGTCGGGCAAGGCGCTGCGGGATGCCATCGCGGCGACGAAGGACTTCCCGGGGGTGGCGGGGAAGATCACCATCAACGCCAACCGGGATGCGGAGAAGCAGGCGGTGGTGCTGAAGGTGGAGAACGGGAAGTTGTCCTTCGTCACCACCGTGCAGCCGTAA
- a CDS encoding tetratricopeptide repeat protein, which translates to MRGFKLWLGGVALAGLTLGAVPADASVKVIGRGEGRLCYEYAKTGHSSEPGIESCTRALTEQALTPEDRAATFVNRGILHMYAKDFARALTDYEEAITLKPSLADAYVNKGVALVNLGRDAEAVTAIGQALELNTVRPEIAYYTRGIANEMLGNMREAYNDYRQAVALKPEWKEPQAQLRRFAVVPKNRG; encoded by the coding sequence ATGCGTGGATTCAAGCTGTGGCTCGGCGGCGTTGCGCTTGCTGGCCTGACCCTGGGAGCGGTACCCGCGGACGCTTCCGTCAAGGTGATTGGCCGAGGCGAGGGACGTCTCTGCTACGAGTACGCCAAGACGGGTCATTCCTCGGAACCGGGTATCGAGAGCTGCACCCGCGCGCTCACCGAGCAGGCGCTGACTCCGGAAGATCGCGCCGCGACCTTCGTCAACCGAGGCATCCTCCACATGTATGCCAAGGACTTCGCTCGCGCGCTCACCGACTACGAGGAGGCCATCACCCTCAAGCCGAGCCTCGCTGACGCCTACGTCAACAAGGGCGTCGCCCTGGTGAATCTTGGCCGCGACGCAGAGGCGGTGACGGCGATCGGCCAGGCGCTGGAGCTGAACACGGTTCGGCCCGAGATCGCCTACTACACGCGCGGCATCGCCAACGAGATGCTCGGCAACATGCGCGAGGCCTACAACGACTACCGCCAGGCCGTGGCGCTCAAGCCCGAGTGGAAGGAGCCGCAGGCACAGCTCCGTCGCTTCGCGGTCGTCCCCAAGAACCGGGGCTGA
- a CDS encoding cytochrome P450, with amino-acid sequence MSKTSATPGLGPEYNPLVSPQLEDPHAFLARARREEPVFFSTVLGSWVVTRHADISAVVADTARFSSAESITVGAATTPPEVIHALMDGYPLVPSLVDNDPPAHTRFRSLVSKAFTGRRLTEKEPFIRSLVDELIHTFVQEGQADLFLRFAHPLSSSIIAEILGIPRADISRFRRWSDDLSTVLAAHGPVDHQVACARGVVDFQRYLASALEERKTSPREDLLSDIITEGQAMTPPMSMAELVSLLMQVHFAGHETTAGLIVGAVELLLNNPEQLQALRNDPSLIAGAVEEAVRMTSPVHAMFRTALEQVEIGGVTIPKGAHIRIVYASANRDEARFHEPERFDIRRPDVKKHLAFGQGLHFCVGAPLARLEARLALEALLRHLPGLRLVPGQNPGFLRSVTVRRHESLEVAWDLKAP; translated from the coding sequence ATGTCCAAAACCAGCGCCACCCCAGGACTTGGGCCCGAGTACAACCCGCTCGTCTCTCCTCAGCTCGAGGATCCTCACGCGTTCCTCGCGCGCGCACGGCGAGAGGAGCCGGTGTTCTTCAGCACGGTACTTGGGTCCTGGGTCGTGACGCGCCATGCGGACATCAGCGCCGTGGTCGCCGATACCGCACGCTTCTCGTCCGCCGAGTCCATCACGGTAGGCGCCGCGACGACGCCGCCGGAGGTCATCCACGCGCTGATGGACGGCTACCCCCTGGTGCCGAGCCTCGTCGACAATGATCCGCCAGCGCATACGCGCTTCCGGAGTCTCGTCAGCAAGGCCTTCACCGGGCGGCGCCTCACGGAGAAGGAGCCCTTCATCCGCTCCCTCGTGGACGAGCTCATCCACACCTTCGTGCAGGAGGGGCAGGCGGACCTGTTCCTCCGGTTCGCCCATCCGCTGTCCTCGAGCATCATCGCGGAGATACTCGGCATCCCCCGCGCGGACATCAGCAGGTTCCGGCGCTGGTCCGACGATCTGTCCACGGTCCTCGCGGCGCATGGCCCCGTCGACCACCAGGTCGCATGCGCGCGGGGCGTGGTCGACTTCCAGCGCTACCTCGCCTCGGCGCTCGAGGAACGGAAGACGTCTCCCCGAGAGGACCTGCTGAGCGACATCATCACCGAGGGGCAGGCGATGACGCCCCCGATGAGCATGGCGGAGCTCGTGAGCCTGCTGATGCAGGTCCACTTCGCGGGTCACGAGACGACCGCGGGCCTCATCGTGGGGGCGGTGGAGTTGTTGCTCAACAACCCGGAGCAGTTGCAGGCACTGCGGAACGACCCAAGCCTCATCGCGGGCGCGGTCGAGGAGGCGGTGCGGATGACCTCTCCCGTGCATGCCATGTTCCGCACCGCGCTGGAGCAGGTGGAAATCGGGGGCGTCACGATTCCGAAGGGAGCCCACATCCGGATCGTCTACGCCTCGGCCAACCGCGACGAGGCCCGGTTCCACGAGCCGGAGCGCTTCGATATCCGGCGGCCTGACGTCAAGAAGCACCTCGCCTTCGGCCAGGGCCTCCATTTCTGCGTCGGCGCGCCGCTCGCACGGCTCGAAGCGCGCCTGGCGCTCGAAGCGCTGCTCCGGCATCTCCCGGGGCTCCGGCTCGTGCCAGGGCAGAACCCGGGCTTCCTGAGGAGCGTCACCGTCCGGAGGCACGAGAGCCTCGAAGTCGCGTGGGACCTCAAGGCTCCCTAG
- a CDS encoding polysaccharide deacetylase family protein, translating to MRGWNGWHRVLGGLVVALFLGAAPAWASTPFQRGMVSITLDDGWPSQFTVARPALNARGIPATYFLVTEGTRNGWAGYVTVAQVQTLIAEGNEIGGHTMTHRDLTTLSATEVEAELRDSQAWLKTQFGLQAVPSFASPYGAYNASVLATIQQYYGSHRTVNSGQNFKDSNVLQLRAYDVHSGVSVATVRTWIDAAAADGSWIILTFHQFVTGTPTQSTEVNLGNFEAILDYIQTKNVDVVTVAEGVALMDGLPGGTQGNTVVYEDGMGDGFTDWSWATHDLGNRAVVHSGLTSLSAELDGWGGLFLHHTSGLDASQYSAIELWVHGGTTGGQGVRLDFFNGSQLQGSVRLDAVLGHPILAGTWQQVVVPLSAVGLPTGTVRDIYLQDNTGTNQATVYFDDIRLVRSGAPPPPPPPPTTPPFSLYAEGLGAGFDDWSWATHNLYSQGLVHAGASAISVELDSWSALFFNANTGVDLSRYKSLSLWVHGGTSGGQIARVLFRDGPNVLGERRLDQALGHAIQPGTWQRIVIPFSTLGLSTGTLKEFYLQDQSGGDQGTLYVDDIQLLP from the coding sequence ATGCGCGGCTGGAATGGGTGGCATCGAGTGCTGGGGGGACTCGTGGTGGCGCTGTTCCTGGGAGCCGCGCCCGCGTGGGCCTCAACGCCGTTCCAGCGAGGCATGGTGAGCATTACGCTGGATGATGGCTGGCCGTCTCAGTTCACGGTGGCGCGCCCAGCGCTCAACGCGCGAGGGATTCCCGCCACCTACTTCCTGGTGACCGAGGGCACTCGCAACGGCTGGGCTGGCTACGTGACGGTGGCGCAGGTGCAGACGCTGATCGCCGAGGGCAACGAGATCGGCGGCCATACGATGACGCACCGGGACCTCACCACGCTGTCGGCCACGGAGGTGGAGGCCGAGCTGCGCGACTCACAGGCGTGGCTGAAGACACAGTTCGGGTTGCAGGCAGTGCCCTCGTTCGCCTCGCCCTATGGGGCTTACAACGCGAGCGTGCTGGCCACCATCCAGCAGTACTACGGCAGCCACCGCACGGTGAACAGTGGCCAGAACTTCAAGGACTCCAATGTCTTGCAGCTCCGGGCCTATGACGTACACAGCGGCGTCAGCGTGGCCACCGTACGCACGTGGATCGACGCCGCGGCCGCCGACGGCAGTTGGATCATCCTTACCTTCCACCAGTTCGTGACGGGTACGCCCACCCAGTCCACGGAGGTCAACCTCGGCAACTTCGAGGCGATCCTCGATTACATCCAGACGAAGAATGTCGATGTTGTCACCGTCGCCGAGGGTGTAGCGCTGATGGATGGACTGCCGGGAGGCACCCAAGGCAATACGGTTGTCTATGAAGATGGCATGGGTGATGGCTTCACGGACTGGAGCTGGGCCACGCACGACCTCGGAAATCGCGCCGTGGTACACAGTGGCCTGACATCCCTCTCCGCCGAGCTCGATGGCTGGGGTGGCCTCTTTCTGCACCACACCTCGGGCCTCGATGCCAGCCAGTACTCGGCCATCGAGCTGTGGGTACACGGCGGCACCACCGGCGGCCAAGGCGTGCGGTTGGATTTCTTCAACGGATCGCAGCTGCAGGGCTCGGTGCGGCTGGACGCGGTGTTGGGCCATCCCATCCTGGCGGGGACGTGGCAGCAGGTCGTCGTACCGCTCAGCGCGGTGGGCTTGCCCACGGGGACGGTGCGAGACATCTACCTCCAGGACAACACGGGCACGAATCAGGCCACTGTGTACTTCGATGACATCCGGCTGGTGCGCTCCGGCGCACCGCCGCCACCGCCGCCTCCTCCGACCACGCCTCCCTTCTCCCTCTACGCCGAGGGACTCGGTGCCGGGTTCGATGACTGGAGCTGGGCGACGCACAACCTGTACTCGCAGGGGCTCGTCCACGCGGGTGCGTCCGCCATCTCCGTCGAGCTGGACAGCTGGTCGGCTCTCTTCTTCAACGCCAACACGGGAGTGGACCTGAGCCGTTACAAGTCCCTCTCGCTCTGGGTACACGGAGGCACCTCCGGCGGGCAGATCGCGCGGGTGCTGTTCCGCGATGGGCCGAACGTCCTTGGGGAGCGTCGCCTGGACCAGGCGCTAGGCCACGCCATCCAGCCAGGCACCTGGCAGCGGATCGTCATTCCGTTCAGCACCCTGGGCCTGAGCACTGGCACGCTGAAGGAGTTCTACCTTCAGGACCAGTCCGGCGGAGACCAGGGCACGCTCTACGTCGATGACATCCAGTTGCTCCCCTGA